A region from the Candidatus Palauibacter scopulicola genome encodes:
- a CDS encoding glycosyltransferase family 2 protein: MRRARVSVVMPVYNEEATLDAIVRRVKEMAPDVELVAVDDGSADASASILSRLEAEGLVDRIFVHERNRGKGAALSTGFRGVSGDIIIVQDADLEYDPAEYPRLLEPILAGRADVVYGSRFMGGQPHRVLYYWHYVGNRWLTRLSNMVTNLNLTDMETCYKCFRREVIEQLTIEERAFGVEPEITAKIAMGGWRVYEVGISYAGRTYAEGKKIGWRDGVSALRCIFLYGLVRRWTRRGGPRAAREATRGIRSGVESGES, from the coding sequence ATGAGGCGTGCCCGGGTCTCGGTGGTCATGCCCGTGTACAACGAGGAAGCGACGCTCGACGCCATCGTACGGCGCGTGAAGGAGATGGCCCCGGATGTGGAACTCGTCGCCGTCGACGATGGATCGGCCGACGCGTCCGCCTCGATCCTGAGCCGGCTGGAAGCGGAAGGGCTCGTCGACCGGATCTTCGTTCACGAGCGGAACCGCGGAAAGGGCGCCGCGCTCTCAACCGGTTTCCGGGGTGTCAGCGGCGATATCATCATTGTCCAGGACGCCGATCTCGAATACGACCCCGCCGAATATCCGCGTCTCCTTGAGCCGATCCTGGCGGGCCGGGCGGACGTCGTCTACGGGTCGCGATTCATGGGCGGCCAGCCGCACCGGGTTCTCTACTACTGGCACTACGTGGGGAACCGGTGGCTGACTCGGCTGTCGAACATGGTGACGAACCTCAACCTGACCGACATGGAAACGTGCTACAAGTGCTTCCGACGGGAAGTGATCGAGCAGCTCACGATCGAGGAGCGGGCCTTCGGCGTCGAGCCGGAAATCACGGCGAAGATCGCCATGGGCGGCTGGCGCGTGTATGAGGTGGGGATCTCGTACGCGGGACGGACGTACGCGGAGGGGAAGAAGATCGGGTGGCGCGATGGCGTTTCCGCGCTGCGCTGTATCTTTCTGTATGGCCTCGTGCGGCGCTGGACGCGCAGGGGCGGGCCGCGAGCCGCGCGCGAGGCAACGCGCGGCATCCGTAGCGGCGTCGAAAGCGGGGAGAGTTGA
- a CDS encoding UDP-glucuronic acid decarboxylase family protein, translating into MRLVVTGAAGFLGSHLTDRLLAEGHSVVGIDSLITGSRRNLAHLRDEPRFAFLERDVSEPIEVEGEIEGIFHFASPASPVDYLRFPIQTLKAGALGTRNALGLARARGSRLLLASTSEVYGDPLVHPQPETYWGNVNPVGPRSVYDEAKRFAEALTMAYHREHGVDTRIVRIFNTYGPRMRPDDGRVVSNFVVQALRGEPLTVYGDGSQSRSFCYVSDLVEGIWRLFNADIHEPVNLGNPGEYTIRALSDLVLATTGSASAVEVRPLPTDDPRMRSPDISLASARLDWTPRIPLEVGLERTVEYFRETQPPARPEAART; encoded by the coding sequence GTGAGGCTCGTCGTCACCGGCGCCGCCGGCTTCCTCGGTTCGCACCTCACCGACCGCCTTCTCGCCGAGGGACACTCGGTCGTGGGGATCGACAGCCTCATCACGGGATCGCGGCGGAATCTCGCCCATCTGCGGGACGAGCCGAGGTTTGCGTTTCTCGAACGTGACGTGTCCGAGCCCATCGAAGTCGAAGGGGAGATCGAGGGGATTTTCCACTTCGCCTCACCGGCCAGCCCGGTCGACTACCTTCGCTTCCCGATCCAGACGCTGAAGGCGGGCGCCCTCGGCACGCGCAACGCCCTGGGTCTGGCGAGAGCGCGCGGCTCCCGGCTGCTGCTTGCGTCCACCTCGGAGGTTTATGGAGATCCGCTCGTCCATCCCCAACCCGAAACATACTGGGGCAACGTGAACCCGGTCGGCCCGCGCTCCGTGTACGACGAGGCGAAGCGTTTCGCCGAGGCCCTCACGATGGCCTACCACCGCGAACACGGCGTAGACACGCGCATCGTGCGAATCTTCAACACCTACGGCCCGCGCATGCGTCCGGACGATGGCCGCGTGGTCTCGAATTTCGTCGTCCAGGCGCTCCGGGGGGAACCGCTCACGGTCTACGGAGACGGCTCCCAGTCAAGGAGTTTCTGTTACGTGTCCGACCTCGTGGAGGGGATCTGGCGTCTCTTCAACGCGGACATCCACGAACCGGTCAACCTGGGCAACCCCGGCGAGTATACGATCCGCGCGTTGTCCGATCTCGTTCTCGCCACCACGGGATCCGCGTCCGCCGTCGAGGTGCGTCCACTGCCCACGGACGACCCGAGAATGCGCTCACCGGACATTTCCCTCGCCTCCGCACGGCTGGACTGGACGCCGCGGATCCCGCTCGAGGTGGGGCTGGAACGCACCGTAGAGTATTTCAGGGAAACGCAGCCGCCCGCCCGGCCCGAGGCAGCGCGCACATGA
- the bamD gene encoding outer membrane protein assembly factor BamD, with protein MRFPAGTVPGCGLRGVLAATVLVLAGCSSSGPPGDLEPPDLFQWAHDRFDAEEYRSAAEGFLAFMVRDPLNPLVDSAQYLAAEGQLRAGNELDAVEEFRRMATNRPNSPLADDAQLGLCRAYLAASPRVTLSQEFTRRALEECERLLQFFPTTPHRERVENLMAEARAKLAEQSYEIGKYYQDRMRLPESAIVYFEKSLAEEPTEGFLPDLLLRLYRSYNFLGYETEAGAVRERLLSEFPDSEETRLLLAEEDPAAAEDSAKDVGSLR; from the coding sequence ATGAGGTTCCCGGCCGGGACGGTGCCCGGCTGCGGGCTCCGCGGGGTGCTGGCGGCCACGGTCCTCGTGCTCGCGGGCTGTTCGAGTTCCGGGCCGCCCGGCGACCTCGAGCCGCCGGACCTCTTCCAGTGGGCGCACGACCGGTTCGACGCCGAAGAGTATCGCAGCGCGGCCGAGGGTTTCCTCGCCTTCATGGTCCGCGATCCTCTGAATCCGCTCGTCGACAGCGCGCAATACCTCGCGGCCGAGGGCCAGCTCCGGGCGGGCAACGAACTCGACGCCGTGGAGGAGTTCCGGCGCATGGCGACGAACCGGCCCAACAGTCCCCTCGCGGACGACGCGCAACTTGGGCTGTGCCGCGCCTACCTCGCAGCCTCGCCCCGGGTCACCCTTTCGCAGGAGTTCACCCGGCGAGCCCTCGAGGAGTGCGAGCGCCTGCTCCAGTTCTTCCCGACGACCCCCCACCGCGAGCGGGTGGAGAACCTGATGGCCGAGGCGCGGGCGAAGCTGGCCGAGCAGAGCTACGAGATCGGGAAGTACTACCAGGATCGCATGAGACTGCCGGAATCCGCGATCGTCTACTTCGAAAAATCGCTGGCCGAGGAGCCGACCGAGGGATTTCTGCCGGATCTGCTGTTGCGGTTGTATCGCAGCTACAATTTCCTGGGATACGAAACCGAGGCCGGAGCGGTGCGGGAGCGGCTGCTGTCGGAGTTTCCCGACTCAGAGGAAACCCGGTTGCTTCTGGCGGAGGAAGACCCGGCGGCGGCGGAGGATTCGGCGAAGGATGTCGGATCCCTCCGCTGA
- the nadD gene encoding nicotinate (nicotinamide) nucleotide adenylyltransferase → MSDPSAEVPAGGRRTGILGGSFDPPHLGHVSVARELIEALHLDRLLVIPAGDPPHREVTLPAQVRLDLTRRAFADVPGVEVSPMEIERAGPSYTVDTLEALARRFPSDRLVLGMGADQFEAIHRWRRWRRLPELARIAVMPRGGREPAPSPESQPIEYVVASVTRVDISASRIRQRLEEGHSVHLLVPETIRHDVERAWAVRRARHVTQ, encoded by the coding sequence ATGTCGGATCCCTCCGCTGAAGTCCCGGCGGGAGGCCGCCGGACGGGCATACTCGGGGGGAGCTTCGACCCTCCGCACCTGGGCCACGTGTCGGTGGCGCGCGAGCTCATCGAAGCGCTGCACCTTGACCGGCTGCTCGTGATTCCGGCCGGCGATCCGCCGCACCGGGAGGTCACGCTCCCCGCGCAGGTTCGCCTCGATCTCACGCGCCGGGCCTTCGCGGACGTCCCCGGCGTCGAGGTGAGCCCGATGGAGATCGAGCGGGCCGGTCCCTCCTACACGGTGGACACGCTGGAGGCCCTCGCGCGTCGCTTTCCTTCCGACCGGCTCGTGCTCGGAATGGGTGCGGACCAGTTCGAGGCGATCCACCGCTGGAGGCGCTGGCGCCGGCTCCCGGAACTGGCGCGGATCGCGGTGATGCCGCGGGGCGGTCGCGAGCCCGCACCCTCCCCGGAATCGCAGCCGATCGAGTATGTTGTGGCCAGCGTCACGCGAGTGGATATCTCGGCGAGCCGGATCCGGCAGCGCCTCGAGGAGGGGCATTCGGTCCACCTCCTCGTTCCGGAAACGATCCGACACGATGTCGAGCGCGCCTGGGCCGTACGCCGGGCGCGCCATGTAACCCAGTGA
- a CDS encoding tetratricopeptide repeat protein, protein MMTIRQWIVQGIAGVLAAFALAACEDPVDRSVVRGDRYLAVGDADKAIAEYLLARRVSGDTDGLLLRLGQAYAVRGDVDEALTVYETLAERDPRLRHQAAASLAGLAWSARERGAAENMSRALQPLVDWGLGYLPADLQRSLAAFHAAEGDYARALSLRLALLAADGDPQPAVLYDVGLAYEQLGACTRALPFYRDYLEAMEESRSNPGDARYRYGNCLHVSADEDRAEGRPAAALEKLAEMVELGEPRTHMVEAHFLIGELHLALGQTDEALVSYARVLELNPTRTHALVRRAEERMRQIRFGFE, encoded by the coding sequence ATGATGACCATCCGACAGTGGATCGTGCAGGGGATCGCCGGGGTTCTCGCGGCGTTTGCGCTTGCGGCGTGCGAGGATCCGGTGGACCGGTCCGTCGTGCGCGGGGACCGCTACCTGGCGGTTGGGGACGCGGACAAGGCGATCGCCGAGTACCTCCTCGCCCGGCGCGTCAGCGGGGACACGGACGGCCTCCTCCTTCGGCTCGGGCAGGCCTATGCCGTGCGCGGCGATGTTGACGAGGCGCTCACCGTCTACGAGACGCTCGCGGAGCGCGACCCCCGGCTGCGGCACCAGGCCGCGGCCTCTCTGGCTGGGCTCGCGTGGTCCGCGCGGGAGCGGGGCGCGGCCGAGAACATGTCACGTGCGCTGCAGCCCCTCGTCGATTGGGGGTTGGGTTACCTCCCGGCCGACCTCCAGCGCTCGCTGGCCGCGTTTCATGCGGCGGAGGGTGACTACGCGCGCGCCCTTTCGCTGCGCCTCGCGCTGCTCGCCGCGGACGGGGATCCGCAGCCGGCGGTGCTGTACGACGTCGGTCTCGCATATGAACAGCTCGGCGCGTGCACGCGCGCGTTGCCCTTCTATCGGGATTATCTCGAGGCGATGGAGGAAAGCCGCTCGAATCCGGGGGATGCCCGCTACCGATACGGGAACTGTCTCCATGTGTCCGCCGATGAGGACCGGGCGGAGGGCCGCCCCGCCGCCGCGCTCGAGAAGCTGGCCGAAATGGTCGAACTCGGCGAACCGCGGACGCACATGGTCGAGGCCCACTTCCTCATCGGCGAACTTCACCTGGCGCTCGGCCAGACGGATGAAGCGCTCGTCAGCTACGCCCGCGTACTGGAACTGAACCCGACACGCACTCACGCGCTGGTCCGGCGTGCGGAGGAGCGGATGCGCCAGATCCGCTTCGGCTTCGAATGA
- a CDS encoding UDP-glucose/GDP-mannose dehydrogenase family protein, with translation MEITVIGAGYVGLVAGSCLAGSGNRVTCADVDEEKVRRLNSGDVPIYEPGIERLISEGLAAGRLRFTTDAAEGVRTADIIFVAVGTPPGQDGEADLDFVLDAARTIGDHLRPDAVVVMKSTVPVGTNDIVRAEIARRTDLPFHMCSNPEFLKEGDAVADFLYPDRVVCGVDSDRARRCMEELYEPFIRSGNPLIFMDIASAELTKYAANAMLAARISMMNQFAELCEQTGADIERVRRGVGSDPRIGSAFLYAGTGYGGSCLPKDVRAIIRSAEAQGVDLGILRSVAEANDRQTTVLVRKIRKRFGDDLAGLRFALWGLAFKPRTDDMREAPSRAIAEALRERGASVVAHDPAAMEQSREFYLGDGVDYAVNEYEALDGADALVVVTEWLQYRRPDWSQLARRLARPIVFDGRNVFEPDRMASRGFEHYPVGRRQTGAAETA, from the coding sequence ATGGAAATCACCGTGATCGGCGCCGGATACGTTGGGCTCGTGGCGGGATCCTGCCTGGCCGGATCCGGGAACCGCGTCACCTGCGCCGACGTGGATGAAGAGAAGGTCCGGCGTCTGAACTCCGGCGATGTCCCGATCTACGAGCCCGGCATCGAGCGCCTCATTTCGGAGGGCCTCGCCGCCGGACGGCTTCGATTCACGACGGACGCGGCCGAGGGTGTGCGGACGGCCGACATCATCTTCGTCGCGGTGGGAACGCCGCCCGGTCAGGACGGTGAGGCGGACCTCGACTTCGTGCTGGACGCGGCCCGCACGATCGGAGACCATCTCCGCCCCGACGCGGTCGTCGTCATGAAGAGCACGGTACCCGTCGGGACGAACGACATCGTGCGGGCCGAGATCGCTCGACGGACCGACCTGCCCTTCCACATGTGCTCCAACCCCGAGTTCCTGAAGGAAGGCGACGCGGTCGCGGACTTTCTCTACCCGGACCGCGTCGTCTGCGGCGTGGACTCGGACCGCGCCAGGCGGTGCATGGAGGAGCTGTACGAGCCCTTCATCCGCTCGGGGAATCCGCTGATCTTCATGGACATCGCCTCGGCCGAACTGACCAAGTACGCCGCAAACGCGATGCTCGCCGCCCGAATCAGCATGATGAACCAGTTCGCCGAACTCTGCGAGCAGACCGGAGCCGATATCGAGCGCGTCCGCCGCGGTGTGGGTTCGGACCCTCGCATCGGATCGGCCTTTCTCTACGCGGGCACGGGGTATGGCGGCAGCTGTCTCCCCAAGGATGTGCGGGCGATCATCCGCTCCGCGGAAGCGCAGGGCGTCGACCTCGGCATCCTGCGCTCCGTGGCCGAGGCGAACGATCGCCAGACCACGGTCCTCGTCCGGAAGATCCGGAAGCGGTTCGGCGACGATCTCGCCGGCCTGCGCTTCGCGCTGTGGGGGCTTGCGTTCAAGCCGCGCACGGACGACATGCGCGAGGCGCCCTCCCGGGCGATCGCCGAGGCCCTGCGTGAACGGGGGGCGTCGGTGGTGGCGCACGACCCCGCCGCCATGGAACAGTCGCGCGAGTTCTATCTCGGGGATGGAGTGGACTACGCGGTGAACGAGTACGAGGCGCTCGACGGGGCGGACGCGCTCGTCGTGGTGACGGAGTGGCTCCAGTACCGGCGTCCCGACTGGTCGCAGCTCGCGCGGCGCCTCGCCCGCCCCATCGTGTTCGACGGGCGCAACGTGTTCGAACCGGACCGCATGGCGTCGCGGGGGTTCGAGCACTATCCGGTGGGGCGCAGGCAGACCGGTGCGGCGGAGACGGCGTGA
- the secA gene encoding preprotein translocase subunit SecA, with translation MLKNVVTQVFGTRFTREMKRMRPIISQIKEHESRLADFPDEALKAQTGKFRAIIAERTAEFEEAVEALREKRRFTENPARRADLTERIAATEGDLNEALQGVLDEILPEAFATVREACRRLLGSEIEVTGNEMTWDMIPYDVQLIGGIVLHEGKIAEMATGEGKTLVATMPLYLNALPGRGVHLVTVNDYLARRDAQWMGTVFDYLGLTVGVLEDTEPGSVERRAAYQADITYGTNNEFGFDYLRDNMVIELRHRVQRGHAYAIIDEVDSVLIDEARTPLIISGPAGRDERDVYQKHNAQVAAIARKQTRIVNRLVAEGTKLLDETEADEDTEQRRDAGLKLLAAQRGAPKNKRLLKLKTRSGVKQLIQRAEADLMREKRLPEIDEMLLFSMDEKGQTIQISEQGLDVLSPDDPETFVVPDISEDVQRVEDDESLTTDEKRGEIERLEREYAEKSEKIHVIHQLVKAYSLYEKDVEYVVENGDVLIVDEHTGRKMHGRRWSDGLHQAVEAKEKVKVRGETQTLATITIQNYFRMYDKAAGMTGTAETEEGEFHAIYGLEVVVIPTNRPVRRLDHDDVIFQTKKEKYAALIDEIERINGEGLPILVGTTSVEVSEVIARMLKRRGLAHEVLNAKQHAREAEIVRNAGQPGAITIATNMAGRGTDIKLASPCVQCDVCGIRSETPAFGRTGEEPDLSRAEIKERGCEEEPPCGLQILGTERHQSRRIDRQLRGRSGRQGDPGASLFFLSLEDDLMRLFMHERVAKIMDRLGVQEGEVISHPWITKSVERAQKRVETQNFDARKRLLDYDDVMNQQREVVYDLRLYALEGGEDLKGETWEMVEEALREEMDAYVPEESPHDQWNLPGLREHLLIEYFLHNEFLPRVGADRGEASETEKDASADNWAGTGELYDAVVESAHEQFRVKLESFGELWEQVLRFVVLSVLDEKWKDHLYDLDHLRSSIQFRSWGQKDPLVEYKKEAYEMFVSLITDIRKTVANRFFRARIEVRPPGRPRPPQITGMSGPVEPGAGPAGGMAPGRGAAPAPDGASGEAPAAERAFSATGVAASAAVQELAPDDTAARAALRAGQRPRRTGAPATATKTPGRNEPCPCGSGRKYKKCCGRPG, from the coding sequence ATGTTGAAGAACGTCGTAACGCAGGTCTTCGGAACGCGCTTCACGCGCGAGATGAAGCGCATGCGGCCGATCATCTCACAGATCAAGGAACACGAGTCGCGGCTCGCGGACTTCCCGGATGAAGCCCTCAAGGCGCAGACGGGGAAGTTCCGGGCGATCATCGCGGAGCGGACCGCCGAGTTCGAGGAGGCGGTCGAGGCGCTGCGGGAAAAGCGTCGCTTCACGGAGAATCCGGCGCGCCGCGCCGACCTCACCGAACGCATCGCGGCCACGGAGGGCGACCTCAACGAGGCGCTGCAGGGCGTGCTCGATGAGATTCTGCCCGAGGCGTTCGCGACGGTGCGCGAGGCGTGCCGGCGACTTCTCGGGTCGGAGATCGAAGTCACGGGGAACGAGATGACGTGGGACATGATCCCCTACGATGTGCAGCTCATCGGAGGGATCGTCCTCCACGAAGGGAAGATCGCCGAAATGGCCACCGGCGAGGGGAAGACGCTCGTGGCTACGATGCCGCTGTACCTCAACGCCCTCCCGGGCCGCGGCGTCCACCTCGTCACCGTAAACGACTATCTCGCCCGGCGCGACGCCCAGTGGATGGGCACGGTCTTCGACTACCTCGGCCTCACGGTGGGCGTGCTTGAAGATACGGAGCCGGGTAGCGTCGAGCGGCGGGCCGCCTACCAGGCCGACATCACCTACGGGACGAACAACGAATTCGGGTTCGACTACCTGCGCGACAACATGGTGATCGAACTCCGGCATCGCGTGCAGCGCGGACACGCGTACGCGATCATCGACGAGGTCGACTCGGTGCTCATCGACGAGGCCCGCACCCCGCTCATCATCTCCGGACCCGCCGGCCGCGACGAACGCGACGTGTATCAGAAGCACAACGCCCAGGTGGCCGCGATCGCCCGCAAGCAGACGCGGATCGTCAACCGTCTCGTGGCCGAGGGCACGAAGCTGCTCGACGAAACGGAGGCCGATGAGGACACGGAGCAGCGCCGGGACGCGGGCCTCAAGCTCCTCGCGGCGCAGCGCGGCGCGCCGAAGAACAAGCGGCTGCTCAAGCTGAAGACGCGCTCCGGCGTGAAGCAGCTCATTCAGCGCGCGGAAGCCGACCTCATGCGGGAGAAGCGGCTCCCCGAGATCGACGAGATGCTCCTGTTTTCAATGGATGAGAAGGGGCAGACGATCCAGATCTCCGAGCAGGGTCTCGATGTGCTCTCGCCCGACGACCCGGAGACGTTCGTCGTCCCGGACATCTCGGAAGACGTCCAGCGCGTCGAGGACGATGAGTCGCTGACCACCGACGAGAAGCGTGGCGAGATCGAACGGCTCGAACGCGAATACGCGGAGAAGTCCGAGAAGATCCACGTCATCCATCAACTCGTGAAGGCGTACTCCCTGTACGAGAAGGACGTGGAGTACGTGGTGGAGAACGGCGATGTACTGATCGTCGACGAACACACCGGCCGCAAGATGCACGGGCGGCGCTGGTCGGACGGGCTCCACCAGGCGGTCGAGGCGAAGGAGAAGGTCAAGGTGCGCGGCGAGACGCAGACGCTCGCCACGATCACGATCCAGAACTACTTCCGGATGTACGACAAGGCGGCCGGGATGACCGGTACCGCCGAGACCGAGGAGGGCGAGTTCCACGCGATCTACGGCCTCGAGGTCGTCGTCATTCCGACGAACCGGCCGGTGCGGCGACTCGATCACGACGACGTGATCTTCCAGACGAAAAAGGAAAAATACGCCGCGCTGATCGACGAGATCGAACGCATCAACGGCGAAGGTCTTCCGATCCTCGTCGGGACGACGAGCGTGGAGGTATCGGAGGTCATCGCCCGCATGCTGAAGCGGCGGGGCCTCGCCCACGAGGTGCTGAACGCGAAGCAGCACGCCCGGGAAGCGGAGATCGTGCGCAACGCGGGTCAACCCGGTGCGATCACGATCGCGACGAACATGGCCGGGCGCGGCACCGACATCAAACTCGCCTCCCCGTGCGTGCAGTGCGACGTGTGCGGGATCCGCTCCGAAACCCCCGCGTTCGGCCGCACCGGCGAGGAACCGGATCTGTCGCGGGCCGAGATCAAGGAGCGGGGGTGCGAGGAGGAGCCGCCCTGCGGACTCCAGATCCTGGGGACGGAGCGCCACCAGTCGCGCCGCATCGACCGCCAGCTTCGCGGCCGCTCCGGACGCCAGGGGGATCCCGGGGCGAGCCTCTTCTTCCTCTCGCTCGAAGACGACCTCATGCGGCTCTTCATGCACGAGCGCGTGGCGAAGATCATGGATCGCCTGGGCGTGCAGGAGGGGGAGGTCATCAGCCACCCGTGGATCACGAAGTCGGTCGAGCGCGCGCAGAAGCGGGTCGAGACCCAGAACTTTGACGCCCGCAAGCGGCTGCTGGACTACGACGACGTGATGAATCAGCAGCGCGAGGTCGTGTACGACCTGCGCCTCTATGCGCTCGAGGGCGGGGAAGACCTCAAGGGCGAGACGTGGGAGATGGTCGAGGAGGCGCTCCGCGAGGAGATGGATGCCTACGTGCCGGAGGAGAGCCCGCACGACCAGTGGAATCTCCCGGGGCTGCGGGAGCATCTCCTGATCGAGTATTTCCTGCACAACGAATTCCTGCCCCGGGTCGGAGCGGATCGCGGGGAGGCGTCCGAGACGGAGAAGGACGCCAGCGCCGACAACTGGGCGGGGACCGGAGAGCTGTACGACGCGGTGGTCGAGAGCGCCCACGAGCAGTTTCGCGTCAAGCTCGAGAGTTTCGGCGAACTGTGGGAGCAGGTGCTGCGCTTCGTCGTGCTGTCGGTGCTGGACGAGAAGTGGAAGGACCACCTCTACGACCTCGACCACCTGCGCTCCTCGATCCAGTTCCGGTCGTGGGGACAGAAGGATCCGCTCGTCGAGTACAAGAAGGAGGCGTACGAGATGTTCGTGAGCCTGATCACGGACATCCGGAAGACGGTGGCGAATCGCTTCTTCCGCGCGCGCATCGAAGTCCGGCCGCCGGGCCGGCCCCGGCCGCCGCAGATTACCGGCATGAGCGGCCCGGTGGAGCCGGGCGCCGGCCCCGCGGGCGGCATGGCCCCCGGCCGGGGAGCGGCGCCTGCGCCGGACGGCGCGTCCGGCGAGGCGCCCGCGGCCGAGCGGGCGTTTTCGGCCACCGGCGTCGCGGCCTCGGCCGCGGTGCAGGAGCTGGCCCCCGATGACACCGCGGCCCGCGCGGCTCTCCGTGCCGGCCAGCGGCCCCGCCGGACGGGCGCTCCGGCGACGGCCACGAAGACTCCGGGGCGGAACGAGCCGTGTCCGTGCGGCAGCGGGCGGAAGTACAAGAAGTGCTGCGGCCGCCCCGGCTGA
- the hemB gene encoding porphobilinogen synthase, translated as MPEPSFPTSRPRRLRRTAALRELVRETRVEASDLVYPMFIDDRGPARQPIPSMPGIDRLSIEAAVDEAGAALEEGIRAVLLFGLPASKDARGSRADRPDGVIQRSLRALRGALPDLVLITDVCLCEYTDHGHCGILDGDRVANDPTLERLAAQAVSHGAAGADIVAPSDMMDGRVGAIRASLDEADLEDVAILSYAAKYASAFYGPFREAADSAPAFGDRRGYQMDVRNADEAIREVRFDIAEGADLVMVKPALPNLDILRRVKDEFRMPTAAYQVSGEYAMIEAAGANGWLDAQAASLEAVRAIRRAGADLVVTYAARRLARGL; from the coding sequence ATGCCTGAACCGTCGTTCCCCACCTCCCGGCCACGCCGCCTGCGTCGCACGGCTGCCCTGCGCGAGCTGGTGCGGGAGACTCGCGTCGAGGCTTCCGATCTCGTCTACCCCATGTTCATCGACGACCGGGGACCGGCCCGGCAGCCGATCCCTTCGATGCCCGGCATCGACCGCCTGAGCATCGAGGCGGCCGTTGACGAAGCGGGCGCCGCGTTGGAGGAGGGAATCCGGGCCGTCCTCCTCTTCGGCCTGCCCGCAAGCAAGGATGCGCGGGGCTCGCGCGCGGATCGGCCGGACGGCGTGATCCAGCGCTCGTTGCGGGCCCTTCGCGGCGCGCTGCCCGACCTGGTCCTGATCACGGACGTCTGCCTGTGCGAATACACGGACCACGGCCACTGCGGGATCCTTGACGGCGACCGCGTCGCGAACGACCCGACGCTCGAGCGGCTCGCCGCCCAGGCCGTGAGTCACGGGGCCGCCGGGGCGGACATCGTCGCGCCATCGGACATGATGGACGGCCGGGTCGGAGCGATTCGCGCCTCGCTGGACGAAGCGGACCTCGAGGACGTGGCCATCCTGTCCTACGCCGCGAAGTATGCGAGTGCCTTCTACGGCCCCTTCCGGGAGGCGGCGGATTCCGCCCCCGCCTTCGGGGATCGGCGCGGGTATCAGATGGACGTGCGGAACGCGGACGAGGCGATCCGCGAGGTCCGGTTCGACATCGCCGAAGGGGCGGATCTCGTCATGGTGAAACCGGCGCTGCCGAACCTCGACATCCTCCGAAGAGTGAAGGATGAGTTCAGGATGCCGACCGCCGCGTATCAGGTGAGCGGGGAATACGCGATGATCGAGGCTGCAGGCGCCAACGGTTGGCTCGACGCCCAGGCGGCCAGCCTGGAAGCGGTCCGTGCCATCCGGCGGGCGGGAGCGGACCTCGTCGTCACCTATGCCGCACGGCGCCTCGCGCGTGGACTCTAG
- a CDS encoding GDP-mannose 4,6-dehydratase, with the protein MRVLVTGGDGFIGQHLVELLLGRGYEVTATMLGEAPTDGTLSRAARAAAEWTRLDVRDADAVASVVTAARPRRIFHLAGFSSGAEASLRSRDALAVNGAGTLSLVEAAARASGDVQTVVVAGSADSYGRGGRGPVGERTPLRPLSVYGATKAAQDVLARGVGAALGVPVVVARLFPLLGPGQRPAFALPSFCRRALAIRRGTTEPRLAVGNLDVARDFTDVRDGVRALADIADLDGTPDMAYNVCSGVATKIRRLLEWVLERAEIEPEIVRDPALVRRGEPEAVVGDPKRLRAATGWRAKRDLRACAHATLDWVAGSGGA; encoded by the coding sequence GTGAGGGTCCTGGTGACGGGCGGCGACGGGTTCATCGGACAGCACCTGGTCGAGCTTCTCCTGGGCCGCGGGTACGAGGTGACGGCGACGATGCTCGGGGAGGCTCCCACGGACGGCACGCTGTCCCGGGCGGCTCGCGCGGCGGCCGAGTGGACACGGCTCGATGTGCGGGATGCCGACGCGGTCGCCTCGGTCGTGACCGCCGCCCGTCCGCGCCGAATCTTCCACCTCGCCGGATTCTCGTCGGGAGCCGAGGCCAGCCTGCGGTCCCGCGATGCCCTCGCGGTGAACGGAGCGGGCACGCTGAGCCTCGTCGAAGCGGCCGCGCGTGCCTCGGGGGATGTGCAGACCGTGGTCGTGGCCGGTTCCGCCGACTCGTACGGCCGAGGCGGTCGCGGACCGGTCGGGGAGCGCACGCCACTTCGGCCGCTGAGCGTGTACGGCGCCACCAAGGCCGCCCAGGACGTTCTCGCCCGCGGAGTCGGCGCGGCTCTCGGCGTGCCCGTGGTCGTCGCGCGGCTTTTTCCGCTCCTCGGACCCGGGCAGCGCCCCGCGTTCGCGCTCCCGAGCTTCTGCCGCCGCGCCCTCGCGATTCGGCGGGGGACGACGGAACCGCGGCTCGCCGTGGGCAATCTCGACGTGGCGCGCGACTTCACGGATGTACGCGACGGCGTCCGGGCGCTCGCGGACATCGCCGACCTCGATGGGACACCCGACATGGCGTACAACGTGTGCTCCGGGGTCGCCACGAAGATCCGCCGCCTGCTCGAGTGGGTCCTCGAGAGGGCGGAGATCGAACCCGAGATCGTGCGCGATCCGGCCCTTGTGCGGCGCGGAGAACCCGAAGCCGTGGTCGGTGACCCCAAGCGACTGCGAGCCGCAACCGGGTGGCGCGCGAAGCGCGACCTGCGGGCCTGCGCGCACGCCACCCTGGACTGGGTCGCGGGTTCCGGCGGCGCCTGA